A stretch of DNA from Coccidioides posadasii str. Silveira chromosome 4, complete sequence:
ataatttttctttagcaAGGATAGATTATATCACAAGGACCGCGGACTGTCGATCCTGAATTTCCAATAGGCGCTCAATTTCAGCGTATGATGCCATGTATAGAATTATGCCACCGCTTCCGGGTGTCTCCATTGTTAAGCCACAGTGTAGAGGACATACATACCTAGCAACTGGTCTGGAGTTTCTACAGCATTGATGCGTCCTTTGCACATTCACAAGGCGCGAAATCGAAGGTTCAACTCTTCTATGTAAGTTGGAATGGGTGAAAGTTTCTATCAATGTAGAGCCTCTTTTAAGAGCAATTGCATGTGAATAGTCCTGCACGCACAGAGACAGTCCATAAAGAACTTATACAGGAAGCTAGCCTTGCCACAATTTCCTCAGGAGCTGCCAATCAGTTTTGAACCAGGAAAATGCAAAATCGAACGTTTGGATTTAACTAGGATCTAGGCTCTGGCTAAAGTTCCCCAACAAACAGGGCCTATCAGGATATGGACAGGTCTCTGTTGAGATACATAATAACTCTGGAACCACAGGAAAGTGATCTAGTCCTACTCTGAAGATTATCTTTAATTCAATGTCTTTGCTAACAAGGGCAATGTTGGCATGGACAGACCTCATTtatctaaaaaaaaaaataaaagtccTTCAATTGGGTTTAAAATCCGAGTGAAGCCCAGAGCCACATATAAAGTAGAAACATTGAGACGGTCGTACACATCATTAATAAAAATTCAAATTCAGAGAGAACAAGACGGATAAGAAAGCTTGCTTTGGATCGATGAAAGGCATGGCTTTGTCATGAAGTACAGGGCGTTAACTAAGTCATTATAAGGCTGAATCATTAACAAAGCAAAGATGCATTCAACACAAATGAATTCCGCGGATAGGCCAAGATTCATTAATAacaaaaataataaagaaatcaTCCAAGGGAGCGTGCTTGAGTGTGAGTTAAATAGTGTTACCAaataaagataaaaaataaaataaggAAGAGGCTTTAATTTATCTAGAACGCCCGGAGTGCCTTCCACGGCGACGAGGGCGGTAGTCTGAGTAGTTGTCATCCTCCGAAGAACTGTGATCATATTCGCGGTGCCGCGTTGAGCGACGTTTGTCATCAACATCATCCGTTAATCCTAATGCAGCAAGGCCTTTGGCGACATAATCCGTTACACTCTGACTTCTTTTCTTGCGATGGCGACGGGGTTGAACATCTTCGTCGCTAGAATATCCTGAACATGGAGACCGACCACGGGATTCGGAACGATAGTGATCATATGCCTTTTTACCAGCTGCCGCCAAGACACCCGCTGTGGCAAGGTTCTTCATTCCGCTATGATCTTCTGATCTGGAACGTCGGCTATGGCGTCGGTGCGAGCGCGATCTGGAGGACCCGTTCATTAAGTGGTTTGTGGCCAATCCGGCGATAGTGGATTCCAAAATATGACGCTTATTGTGCTTATTTGGGTCACGTTCAATAAGTTTGTCCATTCCACCAGCGCCGATGGCAGCCGTTAGTACTCGTTTTCCCTTCTCTCCCGTCCAGCCGCCGGGTGCTTTCCGTGCACGATAGGCTTCTGCAGCACCTGCAGCCAATGCAGCAGTGATGGCATGTCTGATCTCTTTCGAGGCAGCGTCAGGTGAGGGGGACCTTGAGGAGTTTCTATTCCTCTGCCTATGCTCCCTCCGACGCCGGGGATGATCGTAATCACGGCGGGAGCGGGGGTCAGAATAATCGTAGCTTCGATCCCGAGTTCTCGTTCGATGATGCTGGTTTCCACGAGAGCTTGAGCCTGCCAAGCCGAGTGCGGCCATGGCCTGCTCGCCCAGTGACTTACGCCGACGCGGTTTAGGGGAAGGAGACCGGGACAAGGAGGAGTGAGAATATGAGGGACGTTCTTGGTAATAGTCATCTGCTTCTGGGTCAGTCGAAAATCTTGCAGTGGAAGCGATGGGGCAGGGAAACACGGAGCAGAAGCAATCTGGGCGAGAAGAAGTGAGTTAAATCTCTTACCTCGATGCTTATGCTTCCGGCCTCCTCGATGTTCCTGATTGTGTGTCGAACGATATCCATCACGACGACTCCGCCTTGAAGCAGAGGAAGGCCTCGCAGCGTCTGTATGACGACGCTGGGGATGCGTTTTATAGACAAGATCGTCAGGATCATTTGATGCGGTATATGGTTCCAGGGGATATGCTGGCCCCGGGGCATGGTTGTATGGGTGGTCTCGGTAATAATACGAAGCTGCCATGCTGAGGGAAATGTAAGCGGACAGACTCCAAGAGATACCAAGCGAAGACCCGCAACAAAATCGAGAATGGTTGAAGAATAGCAGGAAGAACAGCGCGTTTGCTGTATTAAATTTTTCAGATAGTAGAAGTGTATAcagaatatatttgaaaagcGGATGAATGATATGGAAGTCGAGCGAAAGCCTCGAGTGTGAGGTTGAAATGTCTCGGTGTGAATGCAGGCGGCGCGGATGACGCAAAAGTCGGGTGAGACCTGCGAGTGGGGCCAGGCCGGGCTTGGCAGGCTGATCGACTTGCCGCACGTGTGTCGTCTATCTTTCTCATCCAAGTTCCGATCTAGTTAGATTGTCTTTGGTTTGTTTACCTGCTGCAACGAGCAGAAACACCCTTCAGGGGTCCCGTTTTGAGATTTGTTTTAAAGTGACCTTTTCCTCGGCATGTCCCATGGATCATCACTGAGGTTCCCACGGCTTGCCCTGGGCAGCTCTCCATAACTTTATTCCCCACATGCCCCGGAGCCTAATCCAACCCCAAAAGGCATCGTCAACGCCGGATCGTATTCCATAGTAAATtgtatatacggagtatatccATATGCAAATCCAAAACTGCAAAACTGACATCATTTCCCTCTCTTGGAGGCCATCACAAATGCATATATCACGGATGCTACTGAAACATAAAAGGCATGAATATTAGCTTGGGTTTGGCGAGATTTGCCGCATTGATTCGAATTCCTTAAGAGGCGAGGCAGTTCATTTATCAAGGCTCTCTTTGCCGCATACTCCTTTCTTCGTAGCGCTGGCCATCGCTTATGCTCAAAAGTTTGGCGGTGCATGACGAGAATGGTTGACTTGCCCGCTCGACCAGCTACTGGGCCGGCTTACTGTCGAGCTTAGCgcagattcaacatcttcctgcGAATGCGCACATGGCTCTATTCTCACAGGGCTATCGTTTGACCAACCACCCTCAGGCCAGATACTGCTCAGATTGGGCGGACTGTTCTCTCTGTCTAGCGTGCGATGGGTTCGTTGGTGCTGCTTCATATTATCTTTTCGGGTAAAGGCCTTATTGCAGATGGGGCAGTGGACGCTTTTTTCCCCGGTATGCGTCTTTCCATGTCGAGCAGCGTGGCCAGAAGTCGTAAAGGTCGCAGGGCACGAATGTGATGCCGCATACGGACAAGGGTATTTGTTCTTCTTACTTGGCTTTTGCGCTCTCATGTCACCAGGTCCATTAAGCAGAGTTTGGGTGCAGGGAGGATGAGTTGGAAATTGAACAGGCGACGCCGTCGGGCCTCC
This window harbors:
- a CDS encoding uncharacterized protein (EggNog:ENOG410PI3G~COG:S) gives rise to the protein MAASYYYRDHPYNHAPGPAYPLEPYTASNDPDDLVYKTHPQRRHTDAARPSSASRRSRRDGYRSTHNQEHRGGRKHKHRDDYYQERPSYSHSSLSRSPSPKPRRRKSLGEQAMAALGLAGSSSRGNQHHRTRTRDRSYDYSDPRSRRDYDHPRRRREHRQRNRNSSRSPSPDAASKEIRHAITAALAAGAAEAYRARKAPGGWTGEKGKRVLTAAIGAGGMDKLIERDPNKHNKRHILESTIAGLATNHLMNGSSRSRSHRRHSRRSRSEDHSGMKNLATAGVLAAAGKKAYDHYRSESRGRSPCSGYSSDEDVQPRRHRKKRSQSVTDYVAKGLAALGLTDDVDDKRRSTRHREYDHSSSEDDNYSDYRPRRRGRHSGRSR
- a CDS encoding uncharacterized protein (EggNog:ENOG410PQ58~COG:S~BUSCO:11410at33183) — encoded protein: MDYGKCRRVSILNNDDNPSFAVPRSSPRSLGSLAADEMQHSRPGSIHLEDDSTRIQSLAHPPAMLGYSFPHGGPTASPVQFPTHPPCTQTLLNGPGDMRAQKPSKKNKYPCPYAASHSCPATFTTSGHAARHGKTHTGEKSVHCPICNKAFTRKDNMKQHQRTHRTLDRENSPPNLSSIWPEGGWSNDSPVRIEPCAHSQEDVESALSSTVSRPSSWSSGQVNHSRHAPPNF